A portion of the Sabethes cyaneus chromosome 3, idSabCyanKW18_F2, whole genome shotgun sequence genome contains these proteins:
- the LOC128740436 gene encoding uncharacterized protein LOC128740436 yields the protein MAAADISINPVDILDEQFAQYLQLAKQLLPKLRTPKDRQICSKYISRCCQLGNATHSAKSYRNEFFRYFLKVLDATIRNQLHYVQMDDQPVRPTDEPKDAFRWSNDRKTYVATKIIPNYAILVYMAVCDDPEQGWDNGGFGTYEF from the exons ATGGCAGCCGCAGACATTTCCATTAATCCGGTCGATATTTTGGATGAGCAATTTGCACAGTACCTACAACTAGCCAAGCAATTACTACCGAAACTTAGAACTCCCAAAG ATCGTCAAATATGTTCCAAGTACATTTCAAGATGTTGCCAGCTCGGAAACGCCACCCACTCGGCGAAAAGTTACCGGAATGAGTTCTTCCGGTATTTTCTCAAAGTGCTGGATGCCACTATTCGGAACCAGCTGCACTATGTTCAGATG GATGACCAGCCAGTTCGGCCGACAGACGAACCGAAGGATGCATTTCGTTGGTCCAACGATCGAAAAACGTATGTGGCTACGAAAATCATCCCCAATTATGCCATACTTGTGTACATGGCCGTTTGTGACGATCCCGAGCAAGGATGGGATAACGGCGGCTTTGGGACTTACGAGTTTTAG